The following nucleotide sequence is from Fibrobacter sp. UWB13.
TGAGAAAGTCGTATTCAAAGACATATTCGAAGGTTTCGGTTTAAGTTTCAACTATGAGAACGATTTCGCCGATGAAATCGTATCATCCTTCAAATTAGAACCTTTTGACGACGTACCTGCAGAAAAGCCCGTTGAGTTTACCGCTCCAGGTTTTGAAGGCGAGTTTGGCGATGGTGCAGATGCTAAAGGCGACGGAGTCGTCTAATATTCAAGCAAGAAGGAGTTTATATGTCCATGAACGTTGCCGCAAATCCAGATGAAATCATCCGATTCGCAAATCAGCTCCAAAGTTATATTGAGCACCTGCAAGAAGAAACATCATCCATTTCTTCAGCCTACAATCAAGTCGGCAACGAATGGTCCGACGGCAAGTACGCAGAACTAGGCGAAGCACTCGATGCCATGAGAAGCCAAATGCAGGCTTTCTGTGAAAAAGCAGAAGAACAAATTCCGCATTTGCATAACATGGCGGAACGATTGTACGAATACCAGCAAAGCTAGGCTCAATCTTGTTTCATGATGCAATAAATAGTACCCACCGGTACATGAATCATTTTACGGAAAACGTCAAGGAAGGAACTTTTGCAAGTTCCTTTCCTGTTGATGTCATCGAAAAGATTATTGAAGAAGAAACTGAACTGCAAAAAGCGTATGACGAAGGCCAGCAAAAGACCATGCGAATTGACCAGCTGCTGAGCGAACTGAGGGCCATGGTATAGGAGATTTATTTCATGAAAAATTCC
It contains:
- a CDS encoding WXG100 family type VII secretion target; the protein is MSMNVAANPDEIIRFANQLQSYIEHLQEETSSISSAYNQVGNEWSDGKYAELGEALDAMRSQMQAFCEKAEEQIPHLHNMAERLYEYQQS